Proteins from a genomic interval of Spirochaetota bacterium:
- a CDS encoding RluA family pseudouridine synthase — GRFTYLSRSRWQKEIKSGKIYVNNIPITIPHYIVYQHYIIEYKRHSVEEPTVDPTYTILYEDDYIIAVNKSGNLPTHPAGKYFHNTLTMLLWSNTGIQCMPLNRLDRETSGVVVLAKSGRIASAFLQYSNTISKIYYAIVIGNCSFSRLTVDTPIGISQDSRIRKKRTAYTNAQWHAVTHFTVIKHYHDYTLIKAEPQTGRTHQIRVHCEHIGHPIAGDTMYCSRDNDFIEYIQSQGNIKRPFPRCALHARMYRLYHPFLQKMIAIKAPLPQDMRTFLLQLESADGSTNNTTKS, encoded by the coding sequence AGGCCGTTTTACTTATCTTTCTCGCTCACGATGGCAAAAAGAAATCAAAAGCGGTAAAATATATGTTAATAATATACCGATAACTATCCCTCATTATATTGTATATCAGCACTATATCATTGAATACAAACGTCACTCCGTTGAAGAACCCACTGTTGACCCCACGTACACCATACTCTATGAAGATGACTACATCATCGCAGTTAATAAAAGCGGCAATCTTCCCACTCACCCTGCTGGCAAATATTTCCACAACACTCTTACCATGCTATTGTGGTCTAACACAGGCATTCAGTGCATGCCGCTCAACCGCTTAGATCGCGAAACATCGGGCGTGGTAGTGCTTGCCAAAAGTGGTCGCATTGCGTCAGCATTTTTACAATACTCAAATACTATCTCCAAAATATATTATGCGATAGTTATCGGTAATTGTTCCTTTTCCAGGCTAACAGTTGACACCCCAATAGGAATATCACAGGACTCACGTATCCGAAAAAAGCGCACAGCGTATACAAATGCACAGTGGCACGCAGTTACCCATTTCACCGTCATTAAGCACTATCATGATTACACACTCATTAAAGCAGAGCCCCAAACAGGCCGCACTCATCAGATACGTGTACATTGTGAACACATAGGCCACCCAATAGCTGGCGATACAATGTACTGTAGCCGTGATAATGATTTCATTGAATACATACAATCACAAGGCAACATAAAGCGCCCATTTCCTCGCTGTGCCCTCCATGCACGCATGTATCGCTTATACCATCCATTTTTGCAAAAGATGATTGCAATAAAAGCACCATTGCCCCAGGATATGCGTACATTTTTATTACAATTAGAGAGCGCCGATGGCTCAACCAACAATACCACCAAAAGCTAA
- a CDS encoding DUF4416 family protein, with amino-acid sequence MAQPTIPPKAKLFIGLLTARDDVLFHTINILQKKYGTIDLQSNPIPFSHTDYYSTIGKNLFKVFISFEKLINREDIAKIKLFTNKVENKFLHNGNRTINIDPGYLTLSNVFLASCKDYFHRVYIGKGVYVENEYRYVAKHYQPWEWTYPDYRKKEYLQFFETLRSIYYEQIKQR; translated from the coding sequence ATGGCTCAACCAACAATACCACCAAAAGCTAAACTGTTCATAGGGCTATTAACCGCCCGTGATGATGTTTTGTTTCATACCATAAACATACTACAAAAGAAATATGGCACCATTGATCTGCAATCAAACCCAATACCCTTTTCGCATACTGATTACTATAGTACAATTGGTAAAAATTTATTCAAGGTATTCATAAGCTTTGAAAAACTTATCAACAGGGAAGATATAGCAAAAATAAAATTATTTACCAATAAGGTAGAAAATAAATTTTTACACAATGGCAACCGCACCATAAATATTGACCCTGGCTATCTTACCCTTTCCAATGTTTTTTTAGCATCATGCAAGGATTATTTTCATCGAGTGTATATAGGCAAAGGTGTGTATGTGGAAAATGAATATCGTTATGTGGCAAAACATTACCAGCCCTGGGAATGGACATATCCCGATTACCGCAAAAAGGAATACCTCCAATTTTTTGAAACATTGCGTTCAATCTATTATGAACAGATTAAGCAACGATAA
- a CDS encoding tetratricopeptide repeat protein yields the protein MHNDIRMYKIVNAKLIRLFCTIIMLIIGNDSNTFAIRRDEVLAIPRGEVIKASVDYIGMTDLLATINTLYLNGYYSFMNKHIDEYTKKYPPVKEIFYFAAINNINQNKPDDALNNLYIALALEPAYSRALNAIGYVYAVRRQWQQALSHFLLAHRTNTYNAFISYNIALLYYHNLDYVHAAAWANKAIDDKPNFARGCDVYACSMYQQQKYDEAVEYWGRALQLGLDEDRVYYNRASAYFALSNHNGCIADCTKALQKNKKHVEALMLLAYEHFTLKDYDAALAACNSVLKIQNNNIFAAVLRALCAGKKNAQAGKDMLTATLGTVENVEDVAMQLLQFFQYAIIDPPVDFMLY from the coding sequence ATGCATAATGACATTAGGATGTATAAAATAGTTAATGCAAAGTTGATCAGGTTATTTTGTACAATAATTATGTTAATCATAGGCAATGATAGCAATACATTTGCCATACGGAGGGACGAGGTGCTTGCTATACCGCGTGGTGAAGTGATTAAGGCTTCAGTTGATTATATAGGCATGACGGATCTTCTGGCAACCATTAACACATTGTATCTGAATGGGTACTATAGCTTTATGAACAAACATATTGATGAGTATACAAAAAAATATCCACCAGTTAAAGAAATTTTTTATTTTGCAGCCATAAACAATATTAATCAAAACAAACCTGATGATGCTTTGAATAATCTCTACATTGCACTTGCGTTGGAGCCAGCGTATTCGCGCGCACTGAATGCTATTGGCTATGTGTATGCTGTGCGCAGGCAATGGCAGCAGGCACTATCGCACTTTTTATTGGCTCATAGAACTAATACCTATAACGCGTTTATAAGTTACAATATTGCGCTTTTGTACTATCATAACCTGGATTATGTACATGCAGCAGCGTGGGCTAACAAAGCCATAGACGACAAGCCAAACTTTGCCCGCGGATGTGATGTGTATGCGTGCAGCATGTATCAGCAGCAAAAATATGATGAAGCTGTGGAATACTGGGGGAGGGCATTGCAACTGGGGCTGGATGAAGACAGAGTGTACTACAACAGAGCCAGTGCGTATTTTGCTCTGAGTAACCATAATGGGTGTATTGCTGATTGTACTAAAGCTTTACAGAAGAACAAAAAACATGTTGAAGCCCTGATGCTTTTAGCATATGAACACTTTACACTAAAAGATTACGACGCAGCGCTAGCAGCATGTAACAGTGTGTTGAAGATACAAAATAATAATATCTTTGCTGCTGTGCTCAGGGCACTGTGTGCAGGTAAAAAGAATGCACAGGCAGGAAAAGACATGCTTACTGCAACACTTGGCACTGTAGAAAATGTAGAAGATGTTGCTATGCAGCTTTTACAATTTTTTCAATATGCAATTATTGATCCGCCTGTTGATTTTATGTTATACTAA
- a CDS encoding ATP-binding protein encodes MKKLPIGIQSFEEIATGGYYYVDKTYFVAKLSNEGKYYFLSRPRRFGKSLFLDTIKQAFLGKRELFKGLYLYDNWDWSQTYPVLNIDFGGGLVDDAGTLEKWIKVQIGRNFENLGISANVDDDYRTAFEDLILKAQAHYKHKVVILIDEYDKPILDRIDNIEKAIAIRDVLKNLYSVIKPLDAYIKLVFLTGVSRFSKVSIFSGLNQLNDITLDPDFATLCGYTQSELETVFENRVKDFDKEALKVWYNGYSWLGERVYNPFDILLLFSKKMFRPYWFETGTPTFLIKLFQKNAYYVPKLEELKVGEELLSNLDIDYIFPENLLFQSGYLTIKDVLRIDSNTIYVLTYPNLEVRKSFNDAFLTYLTPDPVKKDGTKIDLLLSLREGNIDKIKDILYSFFASFPVDWYRKNNIQEYEGYYASVVYALLNGAGLTVVAEDTTTTGRIDLTVLWNNRAYIVEFKVVEDKGEGKALQQIKEKRYYEKYKNNSSEIYIIGIEFSKEQRNIVFYQWERM; translated from the coding sequence ATGAAGAAACTGCCCATTGGAATACAGAGCTTTGAGGAGATAGCCACTGGTGGATATTACTATGTGGACAAGACTTACTTTGTGGCAAAACTTTCAAATGAGGGCAAATATTATTTTCTTTCCCGTCCCCGGCGTTTTGGTAAATCCCTGTTTCTTGATACCATAAAGCAAGCATTCCTTGGGAAGCGTGAGCTTTTTAAAGGGCTGTATTTGTATGATAATTGGGATTGGAGTCAAACCTATCCTGTACTGAATATTGATTTTGGAGGCGGGTTAGTTGATGATGCTGGTACATTGGAGAAATGGATAAAGGTTCAAATTGGACGTAATTTTGAAAATTTAGGGATAAGCGCAAATGTTGATGATGATTACAGGACAGCGTTTGAGGATTTGATACTGAAAGCGCAAGCGCATTATAAGCATAAGGTAGTAATTTTAATAGATGAGTATGACAAGCCAATACTTGACAGGATAGATAATATAGAAAAGGCTATTGCCATACGGGATGTATTGAAGAATCTATATAGCGTCATAAAGCCGCTGGATGCATATATAAAGCTTGTATTTTTAACAGGGGTATCGCGATTTTCAAAGGTGTCGATATTCAGCGGATTAAATCAATTAAATGACATCACATTAGATCCTGACTTTGCAACGCTTTGTGGGTATACTCAGAGTGAGCTTGAGACTGTTTTTGAAAACAGGGTAAAGGATTTTGATAAAGAAGCCCTAAAGGTGTGGTATAACGGGTATAGCTGGCTTGGTGAACGAGTGTACAATCCTTTTGACATATTGCTGTTATTTTCCAAGAAGATGTTTAGGCCGTACTGGTTTGAGACAGGGACACCAACATTTTTGATAAAGCTATTTCAGAAGAATGCGTATTATGTGCCAAAATTGGAGGAGCTCAAAGTAGGTGAGGAACTACTATCCAATCTTGATATAGATTATATATTTCCAGAAAATCTTTTGTTTCAATCGGGGTATCTTACCATAAAGGATGTATTGCGGATAGATAGCAACACAATATATGTGTTAACATATCCAAATTTGGAGGTACGGAAAAGTTTCAATGATGCTTTTTTAACCTATTTAACTCCTGATCCTGTTAAGAAAGATGGAACAAAAATAGATTTGCTACTTTCTTTACGCGAGGGCAATATCGATAAAATAAAGGATATACTCTATAGTTTTTTTGCAAGTTTTCCTGTGGATTGGTACCGTAAGAATAACATACAGGAGTATGAAGGGTACTATGCCTCGGTAGTATATGCATTATTGAATGGAGCAGGATTAACCGTGGTAGCGGAGGATACCACCACTACGGGGAGGATTGATTTAACGGTATTGTGGAACAATAGGGCATATATTGTGGAATTTAAGGTTGTGGAAGACAAGGGAGAAGGGAAAGCCTTACAGCAGATAAAAGAGAAACGATATTATGAGAAATATAAAAATAATAGCAGTGAAATATATATCATAGGGATTGAGTTTAGCAAAGAGCAACGGAATATCGTGTTTTATCAGTGGGAGAGGATGTAG
- a CDS encoding TetR/AcrR family transcriptional regulator: MKKQRARTGSEKEYRKEQLKKAALHLFSKNGFKGTTVEMITKKAQLSPAAFYLYFANKIAIYRQLNQDGIDILEKLLQDALQAAGKSSIDRLYALARAYVSFFKDYTDYFYITEILHLGNSEFFYDTRLVKELKERTLALLKIVAFVIEEGIHKGELKKIDPLKTAVTLWGMIDGVLILEVKKSTAFTGYTVDELITQMMDAVVKGIIH; this comes from the coding sequence ATGAAAAAACAGCGTGCACGAACAGGAAGTGAAAAAGAATACCGGAAGGAGCAACTAAAAAAAGCTGCATTGCATTTGTTTTCAAAAAATGGATTTAAGGGTACTACTGTGGAAATGATAACAAAAAAGGCACAATTGAGTCCAGCAGCTTTTTATCTTTATTTTGCCAATAAGATTGCTATATACCGCCAGTTGAATCAGGATGGCATCGATATTTTAGAAAAACTATTGCAGGATGCCTTACAGGCTGCAGGGAAAAGCTCCATTGATAGACTCTATGCACTGGCACGTGCGTATGTATCATTTTTTAAGGATTATACCGATTATTTTTATATTACCGAAATTTTGCATTTAGGGAATTCAGAATTTTTTTATGACACTCGTTTGGTAAAAGAGCTAAAAGAGCGCACTTTAGCTTTATTAAAAATTGTGGCTTTTGTGATTGAAGAAGGAATACACAAAGGTGAATTAAAAAAAATCGATCCATTAAAAACAGCGGTAACGCTGTGGGGAATGATTGACGGTGTTCTAATTCTGGAGGTAAAAAAGAGTACAGCATTCACAGGGTATACTGTGGATGAATTGATTACACAGATGATGGACGCGGTAGTAAAGGGGATAATCCATTAA
- a CDS encoding PQQ-binding-like beta-propeller repeat protein, whose translation MKLSYTFKKRHILYLLVFMAILYYFFATYPFGSYQVYPEKLSPKNKGYYDIPLDPKSPWPKFRANSLQNGRSAVKPTYTHTLRPWVFKTGKGIFSSPVVDADGTVYIGSADHYFYAIRENGSLKWKIKTGEIIDSSALLDDRGFVYVGSGDSYVYCINSETGTIVWKHKAHTVQEVWEEFKIKTYNVNWFEGNIGMLPDGSIIAPNDNYLVYLIDRQNGKRITQFPANEMIWSLPAVNTKTGKMFFGTQFMALKNIYCYNYRTQTIEWTNGGLGSNAASPLLTNTHKKGLVIVGGYDGYVRAYAQDSGKQVWKQGLRDHIYASAAQLSNGLIIQPCADGTIYALNPQNGSIVWAFDTLEPIRSSAAIDGNDTIYVGSGEGKLFCLNPDGTLRWSYLCIDEDRNDLNSSPALGPNGVYIGGENGGVFFIPYDYPLHHANSDTNCYTGKSEALPDDGPFLVYTTNFGKLLPQPPATIDANQPLAFTLFVRKNGDTLKSAIDRDSLTVAVTGKPRYRIDVSANKQFFVITPQETWVNQNGGTITISIKGKYITGMNRFGLKFFGGSTAGTFDVSYSFAIAPYKGVLPYRYPQFIGQPQTVFEFKRLAAPNPTMLPSWNQIGFDSLHYVGGIVSKTTGGLIVWVVGGRLKDGKTVVDPSLEARYPLYLHSEGRCVTLYNYDGFKINFIGSWDMPFGMYRLSTTANHLTGTIAQSPALVAIALGDEIEFYGRFLKLMGMTEFDTGHMAVFGGCNMSLHGSGIATMPQGVGTVHFEAGKTYIKALLKHSGLKKNEHVYSIMVVDVKTGNPLPLYYTKRTNVKDIDNIVQEISVEFDKGQVNGKVKAYCIVDTYPVAWQILQL comes from the coding sequence ATGAAACTATCGTACACATTCAAAAAGCGTCATATTCTATACCTTCTTGTTTTTATGGCAATTCTCTACTACTTTTTTGCAACGTATCCTTTTGGCAGCTATCAGGTCTATCCTGAAAAACTATCGCCAAAAAATAAAGGCTACTATGACATTCCTCTTGACCCTAAAAGTCCCTGGCCAAAATTCAGGGCAAACAGCCTGCAAAATGGAAGAAGCGCTGTAAAACCAACGTATACCCATACACTGCGTCCATGGGTATTTAAAACAGGCAAAGGTATATTCAGCTCACCGGTTGTTGATGCTGACGGTACCGTATACATTGGCTCTGCCGATCATTACTTCTACGCTATACGTGAAAACGGCTCACTCAAATGGAAAATAAAAACAGGCGAGATCATTGATTCATCAGCGCTCCTTGATGACAGGGGATTTGTATATGTGGGCAGTGGCGATAGTTATGTGTATTGTATCAACAGTGAGACAGGCACCATTGTATGGAAACACAAAGCGCATACCGTACAGGAAGTGTGGGAAGAATTTAAGATAAAAACATACAACGTCAACTGGTTTGAAGGCAATATTGGCATGCTTCCTGATGGCAGCATCATTGCCCCTAACGATAACTATCTGGTATACCTGATTGACCGCCAAAACGGCAAACGAATAACACAATTCCCTGCCAATGAAATGATATGGTCGCTTCCTGCGGTAAACACAAAAACAGGGAAGATGTTTTTTGGCACTCAGTTTATGGCACTCAAGAATATCTATTGTTATAACTATCGCACACAAACCATAGAATGGACAAATGGTGGGCTTGGCTCTAACGCTGCATCACCGCTGCTTACCAACACTCACAAGAAAGGCCTTGTCATTGTAGGAGGTTATGATGGTTATGTGCGGGCATATGCGCAGGATAGTGGCAAACAGGTATGGAAACAGGGCCTGCGTGACCATATCTATGCAAGTGCTGCTCAGCTTTCAAACGGGCTTATCATTCAACCTTGCGCAGATGGCACCATCTATGCACTCAATCCGCAAAACGGTAGCATAGTGTGGGCATTTGACACATTGGAGCCCATACGTTCATCAGCAGCCATTGATGGCAATGACACAATATATGTTGGTTCGGGCGAAGGCAAGCTTTTCTGCCTTAATCCTGATGGTACATTGCGTTGGTCATACCTGTGCATTGATGAAGACCGCAATGATTTAAACAGCTCTCCTGCACTGGGACCAAACGGTGTATACATTGGTGGTGAAAACGGGGGCGTGTTTTTTATTCCCTATGATTATCCTTTGCACCATGCTAATAGCGATACAAACTGTTATACTGGTAAAAGTGAAGCACTCCCTGACGATGGCCCCTTTTTAGTATATACCACTAATTTTGGCAAACTGTTACCTCAACCGCCTGCTACCATTGATGCTAATCAGCCACTTGCTTTCACCCTCTTTGTGCGCAAAAACGGTGACACACTCAAATCAGCCATTGATAGGGATTCTTTAACAGTAGCAGTTACAGGAAAACCCAGATATCGCATTGATGTTTCTGCCAACAAACAGTTTTTTGTAATAACCCCACAGGAAACGTGGGTTAACCAGAATGGTGGCACCATAACCATTTCTATTAAAGGAAAATACATTACTGGCATGAACCGGTTTGGGCTCAAGTTTTTTGGAGGGAGTACAGCAGGCACTTTTGATGTTTCGTATTCATTTGCGATAGCTCCGTACAAAGGTGTTTTGCCATATAGGTATCCACAATTCATTGGCCAACCTCAGACAGTGTTTGAATTCAAACGATTAGCTGCTCCAAACCCTACCATGCTTCCTTCATGGAATCAGATTGGTTTTGATTCGCTCCATTATGTTGGCGGTATTGTCAGCAAAACCACCGGTGGGCTTATTGTGTGGGTAGTTGGTGGAAGACTCAAAGATGGCAAAACGGTGGTGGACCCCAGTCTTGAAGCACGCTATCCATTATATTTGCACAGTGAAGGAAGGTGTGTAACTCTCTACAACTACGATGGATTCAAGATTAATTTTATTGGTTCATGGGATATGCCCTTTGGGATGTATCGTTTATCAACAACAGCCAATCACTTAACAGGAACTATCGCACAATCCCCAGCATTAGTAGCTATAGCACTGGGTGATGAGATTGAATTTTATGGGCGCTTTCTTAAACTCATGGGCATGACCGAATTTGATACAGGCCACATGGCGGTATTTGGTGGCTGTAACATGAGTCTGCATGGCAGCGGTATTGCTACTATGCCACAGGGTGTTGGTACTGTACACTTTGAAGCAGGCAAAACGTATATAAAAGCATTATTGAAACATTCTGGCTTAAAGAAGAATGAGCACGTTTATAGCATTATGGTTGTTGATGTTAAAACGGGAAATCCACTACCACTGTATTACACCAAGCGCACCAACGTTAAGGATATAGACAATATTGTACAGGAAATTTCCGTTGAATTTGACAAAGGCCAGGTGAATGGGAAGGTGAAAGCATACTGTATTGTGGACACCTATCCGGTTGCCTGGCAAATATTGCAATTATAG
- a CDS encoding cation-translocating P-type ATPase: protein MNWHTMPVEEVFTSLKTSDKGITQEEAQSRLSTYGFNELKEKKKITPLMMLLHQFTDFMILVLIAAALLSGFLGEISDTIAIIVIVVLNAIIGFVQEYRAEKAMEALKKMSAPMATVIRDGTPVNIPARQIVPGDIVLLEAGKIVPADLRLIEAAQLKIEEAALTGESVPIEKQIQPINEINLPLGDRKNMAYNGTIVTYGRGSGVAVATGMNTELGKIATMLQEEEEVKTPLQKRLAVFGKKLSIAVLVICAVIFGVGLLRGEEPLRMLLTAISLAVAAIPEALPAVITISLALGARKMVNQNALIRKLPAVETLGSVTYICSDKTGTLTQNKMTVETIFVNNTLFTTTQSLKDNHSKSTQLFFFALALNNDAIRDASGALLGDPTETALYHFAYTNLFDKALLSQTLPRVAEIPFDSERKCMTTIHQNTSKEVTQSSYIVFTKGAIDTIIDITNTMMIHSEIVPINKDEILKVAEQLSEQGLRVLGIASKFVDTLPSSISPDIVESNLTLLGLVGMIDPPRQEVQHAVSECKSAGIKPVMITGDHPLTAKAIAERLGIIDENRPHIITGKELQELSFEEFEQKVEYISVYARVAPEQKLKIVKALQDKGQFIAMTGDGVNDAPALKRADIGVAMGITGTDVSKQAAHMILLDDNFATIVKAVKEGRRIFDNIRKFIKYTMTSNSGEIWTIFLAPFFGLPIPLLPIHILWINLVTDGLPGLALASEPEEKGIMQRPPRHPQESIFAHGLGAHILWVGMLMGIVSIITQALSIKSWNAHWQTMVFTVLCLNQMGHVLAIRSEKESLFTLGILSNKPLLGAFILTFVLQMATIYVPYLNGIFKTHPLTFEELSITLALSSVVFIAVEIEKIFKRKKSTRGDRNL, encoded by the coding sequence ATGAACTGGCACACAATGCCTGTTGAAGAAGTATTCACTTCCTTAAAAACTTCAGATAAAGGAATTACCCAAGAAGAGGCCCAATCCCGCCTTAGTACCTATGGCTTTAATGAATTAAAAGAAAAAAAGAAAATAACGCCGTTAATGATGCTCCTACACCAATTTACTGATTTCATGATACTGGTATTGATAGCAGCGGCTTTGCTTTCAGGGTTTTTAGGTGAGATTTCTGACACTATAGCCATTATAGTTATTGTAGTGCTCAATGCTATCATAGGTTTTGTGCAGGAATATCGTGCTGAAAAGGCCATGGAAGCATTGAAGAAAATGTCGGCTCCTATGGCAACCGTCATACGTGATGGAACCCCTGTAAATATCCCTGCCCGCCAAATCGTTCCTGGTGATATCGTTTTACTGGAAGCAGGTAAGATAGTCCCTGCTGATTTGCGGCTCATAGAAGCTGCCCAGTTAAAAATTGAAGAAGCAGCATTAACGGGTGAATCAGTTCCTATTGAAAAACAAATACAGCCAATAAATGAGATAAATCTACCATTGGGTGACCGAAAAAACATGGCATATAATGGCACAATTGTTACCTATGGAAGGGGAAGTGGTGTTGCCGTTGCCACAGGAATGAATACTGAATTAGGCAAAATTGCAACAATGCTGCAGGAAGAAGAAGAAGTAAAAACACCATTGCAAAAGCGGTTAGCAGTATTTGGCAAAAAACTTTCCATAGCAGTTCTGGTTATCTGTGCAGTTATTTTTGGGGTGGGACTTTTACGTGGCGAAGAACCACTGCGCATGCTTTTGACTGCAATTTCACTTGCCGTTGCAGCAATACCCGAAGCACTTCCTGCAGTAATCACCATTTCGCTTGCTCTGGGCGCTCGAAAGATGGTAAATCAAAACGCTCTTATCCGCAAACTTCCTGCTGTAGAAACTTTAGGTTCGGTCACATATATTTGTTCAGACAAGACAGGTACGCTTACACAAAACAAGATGACTGTTGAAACTATTTTTGTTAATAACACATTATTTACTACAACGCAATCACTTAAGGACAACCACAGCAAAAGTACACAGTTATTTTTCTTTGCCCTGGCTCTTAATAATGATGCCATACGCGATGCATCTGGCGCACTGTTAGGGGATCCAACCGAAACCGCACTGTATCACTTTGCCTATACCAATTTGTTTGATAAAGCTTTACTGTCGCAAACGCTTCCCCGTGTAGCAGAAATACCTTTTGATTCTGAAAGGAAGTGCATGACCACTATTCATCAAAACACAAGCAAGGAAGTAACCCAATCATCGTATATAGTATTTACCAAAGGAGCCATTGATACCATCATAGATATAACCAACACCATGATGATTCATTCAGAGATAGTACCCATCAATAAAGATGAAATTTTAAAAGTGGCTGAACAACTCTCTGAGCAAGGACTACGGGTGCTGGGAATTGCATCAAAATTTGTTGATACTCTTCCTTCTTCAATATCTCCGGACATCGTTGAATCAAATCTTACTTTGTTAGGGCTTGTTGGTATGATTGATCCTCCCCGACAGGAAGTACAACACGCTGTGTCTGAATGTAAATCAGCAGGTATCAAGCCAGTTATGATTACCGGTGACCATCCACTGACAGCAAAAGCCATAGCAGAGCGCCTTGGCATTATTGATGAAAATCGTCCGCATATTATAACAGGTAAGGAATTGCAGGAGCTATCGTTTGAAGAATTTGAACAAAAGGTAGAATATATAAGTGTTTATGCAAGGGTTGCCCCAGAACAAAAGCTAAAGATTGTAAAAGCATTACAGGATAAAGGTCAATTTATTGCCATGACTGGTGATGGTGTCAATGATGCACCCGCTTTGAAGCGCGCAGATATTGGTGTTGCAATGGGAATTACAGGAACTGATGTTTCAAAGCAGGCGGCACATATGATTTTGCTTGATGACAATTTTGCAACCATTGTGAAAGCAGTCAAAGAAGGTAGAAGGATATTTGACAACATCAGAAAATTTATAAAATACACTATGACAAGCAATTCAGGTGAAATATGGACAATATTTTTAGCTCCATTTTTTGGCTTACCCATACCACTGCTTCCTATACACATTTTATGGATAAATCTTGTTACCGATGGGCTGCCCGGGCTTGCTTTGGCTTCTGAACCTGAAGAAAAAGGAATCATGCAACGCCCACCACGTCATCCGCAGGAAAGCATTTTTGCTCATGGACTTGGTGCTCACATACTATGGGTGGGAATGCTCATGGGAATTGTTTCTATTATTACACAAGCACTTTCCATTAAATCATGGAATGCTCACTGGCAAACCATGGTATTTACAGTGCTCTGTTTAAACCAGATGGGACATGTGCTAGCTATACGCTCGGAAAAAGAGTCTTTATTTACGCTTGGCATTTTATCAAACAAACCACTGCTGGGCGCTTTTATACTTACTTTTGTGCTGCAAATGGCAACCATATACGTTCCCTATCTCAATGGGATTTTTAAAACACATCCATTAACTTTTGAGGAATTGAGCATAACACTTGCATTATCATCAGTGGTATTTATTGCCGTGGAAATTGAAAAAATTTTTAAACGTAAAAAAAGTACAAGGGGCGATAGAAACTTATAA
- a CDS encoding response regulator transcription factor has translation MAIVPELIKVFIIEDENLVRDTLAQSLELVDNISVVGTSENISSSVENIKATKPDVLIIDVRLKNENGIEASKYILKVMPVVKIIILSGYFNDSLAASALAAGASAFLSKSIAISHLVAAIFHVMVHNSFYAPQLPDEVLEDILVKNKTSKRLCALLKREKEVLQLIAKEYSTKDIANMLGISEKTVRNHKSNIMAKLGITSHVGLIKYAYYMAMI, from the coding sequence ATGGCAATTGTACCAGAGCTTATAAAGGTTTTTATTATTGAAGATGAAAACCTTGTACGGGATACCCTGGCTCAGAGCTTAGAGCTTGTTGATAATATTAGTGTTGTTGGCACATCTGAAAACATATCCTCTTCTGTTGAAAATATCAAAGCAACAAAACCTGATGTGCTGATTATTGATGTGCGACTTAAAAATGAAAATGGCATTGAAGCCAGTAAATATATATTAAAAGTAATGCCTGTTGTAAAAATTATCATTCTTTCAGGTTATTTTAATGACTCGCTTGCTGCAAGTGCCCTGGCAGCAGGAGCTTCAGCTTTTTTGTCAAAATCCATTGCAATATCACATCTGGTGGCTGCAATATTTCATGTTATGGTTCATAATAGTTTTTATGCACCACAGTTGCCTGATGAAGTGCTTGAAGATATATTGGTAAAAAACAAAACATCAAAAAGACTATGTGCTCTTTTAAAGCGGGAAAAAGAAGTTTTGCAGCTTATTGCAAAAGAGTATTCAACAAAAGACATTGCTAACATGCTTGGAATTAGCGAAAAAACTGTACGCAACCACAAATCAAACATCATGGCAAAATTGGGTATCACCAGCCATGTTGGTCTTATCAAGTATGCGTACTACATGGCAATGATTTAA